Proteins from a single region of Salvelinus sp. IW2-2015 unplaced genomic scaffold, ASM291031v2 Un_scaffold1834, whole genome shotgun sequence:
- the LOC112072148 gene encoding uncharacterized protein produces MALCARFLAIDPKMIDVFVSTTACPHAPFAPALSWRKRRRAPTPHPPAVDDTRPHRLVPRHQAPLCLSPATNAPDRHASTARPTRPTPRFAQLSHPHPVSPNAPFQCHLQSRPSPHMAHPTPPMSQCPRPPPRLAQCPCPTHQPNAPLPPRPPTRPPSPPTPNLEMLPHTHPPTPRDPPHPPTNARPPLPARTFPLENPILPPSTPRSPQHAHSPPTARLSVPTPNHTPTNCLTTPNPPPLIPTPDYAQYSHHPTIMPAHPQPQWINHAPTAPSPMPTSHRT; encoded by the exons ATGGCCCTCTGCGCGCGCTTCCTGGCCATTGACCCTAAAATGATCGATGTCTTTGTCTCCACCACCGCCTGCCCCCACGCCCCTTTCGCCCCGGCCCTCTCATGGCGCAAGCGCCGCCGCGCCCCTACTCCCCATCCACCTGCCGTGGACGACACAAGGCCCCACCGTCTCGTTCCCCGTCACCAAGCCCCACTCTGCTTGTCTCCTGCAACCAATGCCCCCGATCGC CATGCCTCCACTGCTCGGCCCACTCGCCCCACGCCCAGATTTGCCCAACTCTCGCACCCTCACCCAGTCTCGCCCAATGCCCCCTTTCAATGCCACCTCCAGTCACGCCCAAGCCCTCACATGGCCCACCCCACGCCGCCAATGTCCCAATGCCCACGTCCACCCCCAAGGTTGGCCCAATGCCCATGCCCCACCCACCAACCCaatgcccccctcccccctcgaCCCCCCACCCGACCCccatccccccccacccccaacctcGAAATGCTCCCACACACCCATCCTCCAACTCCGAgggaccccccccaccccccaaccaaTGCGCGTCCGCCCCTGCCCGCCCGCACCTTCCCGCTGGAAAACCCAATCTTGCCTCCCTCTACGCCCAGAAGCCCGCAGCATGCCCACTCGCCACCCACAGCCCGCCTCTCTGTTCCCACCCCAAACCACACACCAACCAATTGCCTGACCACCCCCAACCCGCCTCCCTTGATACCCACCCCCGATTACGCCCAATACTCTCACCACCCAACCATCATGCCCGCCCACCCCCAACCTCAATGGATCAACCATGCCCCCACCGCCCCAAGCCCAATGCCCACCTCTCACCGCACCTAA